The Mauremys reevesii isolate NIE-2019 linkage group 1, ASM1616193v1, whole genome shotgun sequence genome has a segment encoding these proteins:
- the SLC19A2 gene encoding thiamine transporter 1 isoform X2, giving the protein MEARAPRGRCWVLPTALLCLYGFFASLRPSEPFLTRYLLGPDKNLTETQVFNEIYPVWTYSYLVLLFPVFLATDYLRYKPVILLQGLSLIVTWFMLLYAQGLLAIQFLEFFYGLVTATEIAYYSYIYSIVDLNLYQKVTSYCRSATLVGYTVGSICGQVLVSVANWSLFSLNVLSLTSVSVAFATAWFLPMPQKSLFFHHVLRSQEEKVDISKVLRELWRDFLQCYSSRPMLCWSVWWAFSTCGYFQVINYTQGLWEMVLPSQRFEIYNGGVEAVSTLLGAVAVFAVGYIKVSWATWGEVALALFSLLIAAAVYVMDTVRNIWLCYASYVIFRIVYMLLITIATFQIATNLSMERYALVFGINTFIALALQTLLTLIVVDSSGLGLNIFTQFMIYASYFAAISLVFLVSGIYSVMKNYRMASLPVIRSTTSSS; this is encoded by the exons ATGGAAGCGCGGGCTCCCCGGGGCCGCTGCTGGGTGCTGCCCACCGCGCTGCTCTGCCTGTACGGCTTCTTCGCCAGCCTGCGGCCCTCGGAGCCCTTCCTCACCCGCTACCTGCTGGGGCCGGACAAGAACCTCACCGAGACCCAG GTTTTCAATGAAATTTATCCGGTATGGACCTACTCTTATTTGGTGTTGCTGTTTCCTGTATTCCTTGCAACAGACTATCTCAGGTATAAACCTGTAATCCTTCTCCAGGGACTGAGCCTTATAGTGACGTGGTTCATGCTGCTCTACGCCCAAGGATTGCTAGCTATTCAGTTCCTCGAGTTCTTCTATGGATTGGTGACAGCTACAGAGATTGCCTATTATTCCTACATCTATAGCATTGTGGATTTGAACTTGTACCAGAAAGTCACCAGCTACTGTCGAAGTGCCACCCTGGTGGGTTACACTGTGGGTTCCATCTGTGGACAGGTTCTGGTATCGGTTGCCAATTGGTCTCTGTTCAGCTTGAATGTCCTCTCCCTGACCTCTGTGTCTGTGGCTTTTGCCACAGCTTGGTTTCTGCCAATGCCACAGAAAAGTCTTTTCTTTCACCACGTCTTGAGAAGCCAG GAGGAGAAAGTGGATATCTCAAAGGTGCTCAGAGAGCTATGGCGGGACTTCCTGCAGTGCTATTCCTCCCGGCCTATGCTCTGCTGGTCTGTGTGGTGGGCATTCTCAACTTGTGGCTACTTCCAGGTAATAAACTACACACAAGGCTTGTGGGAAATGGTGCTGCCTTCTCAGAGGTTCGAGATCTATAATGGTGGCGTGGAGGCAGTTTCCACACTACTAG gagctgttgctgtatttGCTGTGGGTTACATAAAAGTGTCCTGGGCTACCTGGGGTGAGGTGGCATTGGCCCTGTTCTCCCTCCTCATTGCTGCTGCTGTATATGTCATGGACACTGTTCGTAACATCTGGCTGTGTTACGCCTCATATGTAATCTTCAGAATTGTCTACATGCTGCTCATCACAATAGCAAC GTTCCAGATTGCTACCAATCTAAGCATGGAGCGGTACGCCCTGGTGTTTGGTATCAACACTTTCATTGCCTTGGCTCTGCAGACTTTGCTCACCTTGATTGTTGTCGACTCCAGTGGTCTTGGGCTAAACATATTCACACAG TTCATGATCTACGCTAGTTACTTTGCAGCCATATCGCTGGTGTTCTTGGTCAGTGGCATATACAGTGTTATGAAGAATTACAGAATGGCATCTCTTCCTGTCATCAGATCTACTACAAGCTCTTCTTAG
- the SLC19A2 gene encoding thiamine transporter 1 isoform X3 yields MEARAPRGRCWVLPTALLCLYGFFASLRPSEPFLTRYLLGPDKNLTETQVFNEIYPVWTYSYLVLLFPVFLATDYLRYKPVILLQGLSLIVTWFMLLYAQGLLAIQFLEFFYGLVTATEIAYYSYIYSIVDLNLYQKVTSYCRSATLEEKVDISKVLRELWRDFLQCYSSRPMLCWSVWWAFSTCGYFQVINYTQGLWEMVLPSQRFEIYNGGVEAVSTLLGAVAVFAVGYIKVSWATWGEVALALFSLLIAAAVYVMDTVRNIWLCYASYVIFRIVYMLLITIATFQIATNLSMERYALVFGINTFIALALQTLLTLIVVDSSGLGLNIFTQFMIYASYFAAISLVFLVSGIYSVMKNYRMASLPVIRSTTSSS; encoded by the exons ATGGAAGCGCGGGCTCCCCGGGGCCGCTGCTGGGTGCTGCCCACCGCGCTGCTCTGCCTGTACGGCTTCTTCGCCAGCCTGCGGCCCTCGGAGCCCTTCCTCACCCGCTACCTGCTGGGGCCGGACAAGAACCTCACCGAGACCCAG GTTTTCAATGAAATTTATCCGGTATGGACCTACTCTTATTTGGTGTTGCTGTTTCCTGTATTCCTTGCAACAGACTATCTCAGGTATAAACCTGTAATCCTTCTCCAGGGACTGAGCCTTATAGTGACGTGGTTCATGCTGCTCTACGCCCAAGGATTGCTAGCTATTCAGTTCCTCGAGTTCTTCTATGGATTGGTGACAGCTACAGAGATTGCCTATTATTCCTACATCTATAGCATTGTGGATTTGAACTTGTACCAGAAAGTCACCAGCTACTGTCGAAGTGCCACCCTG GAGGAGAAAGTGGATATCTCAAAGGTGCTCAGAGAGCTATGGCGGGACTTCCTGCAGTGCTATTCCTCCCGGCCTATGCTCTGCTGGTCTGTGTGGTGGGCATTCTCAACTTGTGGCTACTTCCAGGTAATAAACTACACACAAGGCTTGTGGGAAATGGTGCTGCCTTCTCAGAGGTTCGAGATCTATAATGGTGGCGTGGAGGCAGTTTCCACACTACTAG gagctgttgctgtatttGCTGTGGGTTACATAAAAGTGTCCTGGGCTACCTGGGGTGAGGTGGCATTGGCCCTGTTCTCCCTCCTCATTGCTGCTGCTGTATATGTCATGGACACTGTTCGTAACATCTGGCTGTGTTACGCCTCATATGTAATCTTCAGAATTGTCTACATGCTGCTCATCACAATAGCAAC GTTCCAGATTGCTACCAATCTAAGCATGGAGCGGTACGCCCTGGTGTTTGGTATCAACACTTTCATTGCCTTGGCTCTGCAGACTTTGCTCACCTTGATTGTTGTCGACTCCAGTGGTCTTGGGCTAAACATATTCACACAG TTCATGATCTACGCTAGTTACTTTGCAGCCATATCGCTGGTGTTCTTGGTCAGTGGCATATACAGTGTTATGAAGAATTACAGAATGGCATCTCTTCCTGTCATCAGATCTACTACAAGCTCTTCTTAG
- the SLC19A2 gene encoding thiamine transporter 1 isoform X1, with translation MEARAPRGRCWVLPTALLCLYGFFASLRPSEPFLTRYLLGPDKNLTETQVFNEIYPVWTYSYLVLLFPVFLATDYLRYKPVILLQGLSLIVTWFMLLYAQGLLAIQFLEFFYGLVTATEIAYYSYIYSIVDLNLYQKVTSYCRSATLVGYTVGSICGQVLVSVANWSLFSLNVLSLTSVSVAFATAWFLPMPQKSLFFHHVLRSQVSREMKVLDCKNGAVIQDDPALKRVPGWEDIESKVPLNVEEHSAETQEEKVDISKVLRELWRDFLQCYSSRPMLCWSVWWAFSTCGYFQVINYTQGLWEMVLPSQRFEIYNGGVEAVSTLLGAVAVFAVGYIKVSWATWGEVALALFSLLIAAAVYVMDTVRNIWLCYASYVIFRIVYMLLITIATFQIATNLSMERYALVFGINTFIALALQTLLTLIVVDSSGLGLNIFTQFMIYASYFAAISLVFLVSGIYSVMKNYRMASLPVIRSTTSSS, from the exons ATGGAAGCGCGGGCTCCCCGGGGCCGCTGCTGGGTGCTGCCCACCGCGCTGCTCTGCCTGTACGGCTTCTTCGCCAGCCTGCGGCCCTCGGAGCCCTTCCTCACCCGCTACCTGCTGGGGCCGGACAAGAACCTCACCGAGACCCAG GTTTTCAATGAAATTTATCCGGTATGGACCTACTCTTATTTGGTGTTGCTGTTTCCTGTATTCCTTGCAACAGACTATCTCAGGTATAAACCTGTAATCCTTCTCCAGGGACTGAGCCTTATAGTGACGTGGTTCATGCTGCTCTACGCCCAAGGATTGCTAGCTATTCAGTTCCTCGAGTTCTTCTATGGATTGGTGACAGCTACAGAGATTGCCTATTATTCCTACATCTATAGCATTGTGGATTTGAACTTGTACCAGAAAGTCACCAGCTACTGTCGAAGTGCCACCCTGGTGGGTTACACTGTGGGTTCCATCTGTGGACAGGTTCTGGTATCGGTTGCCAATTGGTCTCTGTTCAGCTTGAATGTCCTCTCCCTGACCTCTGTGTCTGTGGCTTTTGCCACAGCTTGGTTTCTGCCAATGCCACAGAAAAGTCTTTTCTTTCACCACGTCTTGAGAAGCCAGGTCAGTAGGGAGATGAAAGTTCTAGATTGTAAAAATGGAGCTGTCATCCAAGATGATCCTGCCTTAAAAAGGGTCCCTGGGTGGGAAGATATTGAATCGAAAGTTCCCTTAAATGTAGAAGAGCATTCTGCAGAGACACAG GAGGAGAAAGTGGATATCTCAAAGGTGCTCAGAGAGCTATGGCGGGACTTCCTGCAGTGCTATTCCTCCCGGCCTATGCTCTGCTGGTCTGTGTGGTGGGCATTCTCAACTTGTGGCTACTTCCAGGTAATAAACTACACACAAGGCTTGTGGGAAATGGTGCTGCCTTCTCAGAGGTTCGAGATCTATAATGGTGGCGTGGAGGCAGTTTCCACACTACTAG gagctgttgctgtatttGCTGTGGGTTACATAAAAGTGTCCTGGGCTACCTGGGGTGAGGTGGCATTGGCCCTGTTCTCCCTCCTCATTGCTGCTGCTGTATATGTCATGGACACTGTTCGTAACATCTGGCTGTGTTACGCCTCATATGTAATCTTCAGAATTGTCTACATGCTGCTCATCACAATAGCAAC GTTCCAGATTGCTACCAATCTAAGCATGGAGCGGTACGCCCTGGTGTTTGGTATCAACACTTTCATTGCCTTGGCTCTGCAGACTTTGCTCACCTTGATTGTTGTCGACTCCAGTGGTCTTGGGCTAAACATATTCACACAG TTCATGATCTACGCTAGTTACTTTGCAGCCATATCGCTGGTGTTCTTGGTCAGTGGCATATACAGTGTTATGAAGAATTACAGAATGGCATCTCTTCCTGTCATCAGATCTACTACAAGCTCTTCTTAG